A single region of the Moorena sp. SIOASIH genome encodes:
- a CDS encoding caspase family protein → MAGKPRYYLIACGTSNYNEQDVLNLDSVPTDLQRVVDLLTQKFGYEEALTNLRLNPKKDELIKQFSYWLQHEERCESDRVIFYYSGHGEYCQGDRHYLLMEETNYNQIPQTSLPTEDLVRPLNNEGVKIEQILYIIDTCYSGVGISDVSKFTTQVVQKYQPVKGAGIAVHGIAACRAKDTAKEDVFSRGLEQVINDLSKNYLSKNNGNLYIPLDYLVDEINQIISSEQRASYSASGSEKSAQLFPIMPKTIQTWEEKQDELISELFAGLKKHPEDSLLQVNSFILSSKNIEKLVLDDEFILDCREIKKRLTELGQKPVSRGICPLVACAEWCRRRFSKQDYKLRRLANTIKNWQQEAIRYREDANLSTIQESVKKADLKFQELIKKENLRLQVEIEPEVDNDNGTGQGSGALLLSMNLWLESQDLPLGRFAEKIRLEPRESEESVSEQESESLYTNLEKILPNLIRKARYSLPERVNLTIEYFLPFDYFKTPLEKITFKRGRKLTPLGEEYPIFINSFERYFDPDFLEIRDEIEVKKQGLWNDVNNSVTEPSVPGEFEGDDIYYMGTDPSDSDLERIEEALPIAVWSRNVNQPLIEGEHLNLSEWQNWPNKIRDLRKKKNGLEVTLLWDDLYPKPSQRCRPLNTDHL, encoded by the coding sequence ATGGCGGGAAAACCCAGGTATTATTTAATCGCTTGTGGAACAAGCAACTACAACGAGCAGGATGTACTTAACTTAGATAGTGTGCCGACAGACTTACAGAGAGTTGTTGATTTATTAACTCAGAAATTTGGATATGAAGAAGCCTTGACGAATCTTCGTTTAAATCCGAAGAAAGATGAGTTAATCAAACAATTTTCATACTGGCTTCAGCATGAAGAACGATGTGAGAGCGATCGCGTAATCTTTTACTATTCCGGTCATGGTGAATATTGCCAAGGAGATAGACATTATCTTTTGATGGAAGAGACTAATTACAATCAAATTCCTCAAACATCCTTGCCAACAGAAGATTTAGTTCGTCCTTTGAACAACGAAGGAGTTAAAATTGAACAAATCCTGTATATTATCGATACTTGTTATTCAGGGGTCGGAATAAGTGATGTATCGAAATTTACTACACAAGTTGTTCAGAAATACCAACCGGTAAAAGGAGCCGGTATCGCAGTTCATGGGATTGCGGCTTGTCGTGCCAAAGATACAGCCAAAGAAGATGTATTTTCTAGGGGGTTGGAGCAAGTTATTAACGATTTAAGTAAAAACTACTTAAGTAAAAACAACGGTAATTTATATATTCCTCTAGACTATCTAGTTGACGAAATTAATCAGATTATTTCCTCAGAGCAACGTGCTTCATACTCAGCTTCTGGCTCTGAAAAATCTGCTCAATTATTCCCCATTATGCCTAAGACTATACAAACATGGGAAGAAAAGCAAGATGAACTTATTAGCGAACTTTTTGCTGGATTAAAGAAACACCCAGAAGATAGCTTACTTCAGGTTAACTCCTTTATTTTAAGTTCTAAAAATATTGAAAAGCTTGTATTAGACGACGAATTTATTCTGGATTGTAGAGAAATAAAAAAAAGACTGACTGAATTAGGACAAAAACCAGTTTCAAGAGGAATATGCCCTCTAGTGGCTTGTGCAGAATGGTGTCGGCGAAGATTTTCTAAACAGGATTACAAATTGAGGAGACTTGCTAATACTATTAAAAATTGGCAACAGGAAGCTATAAGATATCGAGAAGACGCAAACCTCTCTACAATCCAAGAATCTGTTAAAAAAGCTGATTTAAAATTTCAAGAACTGATTAAGAAAGAAAATTTGCGACTTCAAGTTGAGATTGAACCAGAGGTTGATAATGATAATGGTACAGGACAAGGGTCTGGTGCCTTACTTTTGAGTATGAATCTTTGGCTTGAAAGTCAGGATTTACCACTTGGTCGGTTTGCAGAAAAGATACGGTTAGAACCTCGGGAAAGTGAAGAGAGTGTCTCTGAGCAAGAGAGTGAGAGTTTATACACTAATCTTGAAAAGATTTTGCCCAACTTAATTCGCAAGGCTCGTTATAGTTTACCTGAACGAGTTAACTTAACAATTGAGTATTTTCTTCCCTTCGACTATTTCAAAACACCATTGGAAAAGATTACGTTTAAGCGAGGGAGAAAACTAACACCGCTGGGTGAAGAGTACCCAATTTTTATCAACTCATTTGAACGATATTTTGATCCAGATTTTCTTGAGATTCGTGATGAGATTGAAGTCAAGAAGCAAGGGTTATGGAATGATGTAAATAATTCAGTAACTGAACCCAGTGTCCCTGGGGAATTTGAAGGGGATGATATCTATTATATGGGTACAGATCCATCAGATTCCGATCTAGAAAGAATTGAAGAGGCTTTACCCATTGCGGTCTGGAGTCGGAACGTGAACCAACCTCTGATTGAAGGAGAGCATCTAAACCTCTCAGAATGGCAAAATTGGCCTAACAAAATACGTGATTTACGAAAAAAGAAAAACGGTTTGGAGGTAACCCTTCTCTGGGATGATTTATATCCGAAGCCTTCCCAACGCTGTAGACCCTTAAATACCGACCATCTATAG
- a CDS encoding MoxR family ATPase, which yields MPKDPTSDQQDPRIYQGLTLSAESLPTPEDQQQHLSRIPPPPPWRTFGLSVEQWREKAESQNTQDIVKKINPRALGFVPSKQAVELVNAALCLRRPLLIEGNPGSGKTSLAYAVAAELGLPGPYRWSIVSRTTLKDGLYAYDAIGRLQEVSLLRQQVGNTERIKEPDIGNYLRLRPMGMAFHQSQPGRPAVLLIDEIDKSDIDMPNDLLHIFEEGFFEIPELSRLKRNSQEVLPYRSQSNDSDEKISVDKGLIQCQEFPLVLMTSNEAREFPPAFLRRCLRLSLKQPDTEEGFYQILENRFDATHLKQLDQPARKLIKEFLTRIKARDTTLATDQLLNAIYLLLQGDDLTEETRKDVLNTIFKSL from the coding sequence ATGCCAAAAGACCCAACATCTGACCAGCAGGATCCTCGCATCTACCAGGGCTTAACCCTCAGTGCGGAAAGTTTACCAACCCCAGAAGACCAACAACAGCATCTGAGTCGTATTCCACCGCCCCCCCCTTGGCGCACCTTTGGTCTTTCAGTTGAGCAATGGCGTGAAAAAGCAGAATCACAAAATACCCAAGACATCGTAAAAAAGATTAATCCAAGGGCATTGGGGTTTGTTCCGAGCAAGCAAGCGGTAGAATTGGTCAATGCCGCATTGTGTTTACGTCGCCCTTTACTGATTGAAGGAAATCCCGGTAGCGGCAAAACATCCTTAGCCTATGCAGTAGCAGCTGAACTGGGACTACCGGGGCCTTACCGCTGGTCAATTGTTTCTCGCACTACTTTGAAAGATGGTCTCTATGCCTACGATGCCATTGGGCGATTACAAGAAGTGTCTTTACTGAGGCAACAAGTTGGTAACACAGAGAGAATAAAAGAGCCTGACATTGGTAACTATTTAAGATTAAGACCAATGGGTATGGCATTTCATCAATCTCAACCCGGTAGACCCGCAGTGCTGTTAATTGACGAAATTGATAAGAGTGATATTGATATGCCCAATGATCTCTTACATATATTTGAGGAAGGATTTTTTGAGATTCCAGAACTGAGTCGCTTAAAACGTAACTCCCAAGAGGTACTTCCTTACCGCAGTCAAAGCAATGATAGTGATGAAAAAATTTCGGTTGACAAAGGATTAATTCAATGTCAAGAGTTTCCCTTAGTCTTGATGACCAGTAATGAAGCACGGGAGTTTCCACCAGCCTTTCTACGCCGATGTCTACGGTTATCTCTCAAGCAACCTGATACCGAAGAGGGTTTCTATCAAATTTTAGAAAACCGCTTTGATGCCACCCATTTAAAGCAACTGGATCAGCCAGCTCGGAAATTAATCAAGGAATTTTTGACACGGATTAAGGCAAGAGACACAACCTTAGCAACGGATCAATTGTTGAATGCCATCTATTTATTACTACAAGGAGATGACCTGACTGAAGAAACACGGAAAGATGTATTGAATACTATCTTCAAATCACTGTGA